In a single window of the Elaeis guineensis isolate ETL-2024a chromosome 6, EG11, whole genome shotgun sequence genome:
- the LOC105047571 gene encoding LOW QUALITY PROTEIN: pentatricopeptide repeat-containing protein At4g01030, mitochondrial (The sequence of the model RefSeq protein was modified relative to this genomic sequence to represent the inferred CDS: inserted 3 bases in 3 codons), translated as MEQTISLPRFIPSSPIKSSHNSRERRTVPTFQALQIPEITIEAPPSSTLLSLPSLPSXLHDPLYSKSLDSVKQIHAQILRTTEEWKSDSTMDRLIQMYSCFKDFRSAAAVFSVALQCGALQWSYLINTFGGGGRDPSELLEIFQELHRIGEVFSTGILAAALRICAEETNAWLGFQIHAFLIKVGSDSESYLKCSMMDLYAGCWSVEFSEKLFEEAAMKDSILWNKLVVLHVDGGTWLKSLELFHDMQFLSVRTDEVTIAKVLHACGRIEALKQGKAIHGHVMRSGLFPNLSVSNSLITMYSKNSQTELARRVFKSIGSRSLVSWNSMISCCSLNGLLDDAKELFSKMISSGIEPDLVTWNSLISGHSHHGSINEVFELFRRMQEEGLKPNSSSITSILRTISDSGLLEHGKQIHGYVMRNWLESNVYVGTSLIDMYMKCLGVTDARRVFDIMKHKNVLTWNSLVSGYAQNGLLDEALELVKKMEGEGSRPNLTTWNGLIAGYSMKGMSSQAKILIHQLKANGIKPNVISWTALISGCCQNGQYEDSMYFFAEMQDEGIEPNLVTIAXLLRASAALALLKKGAELHCFAARKGFDGDVVVATALVDMYSKSGSLLHAHRSFKKIRNKNLASWNAMINGFAAHGRGREAISLFDEMCMSRFKPDGITFTALLSGCRHAGLISEGWKYFDDMKNCYNVTPTLEHYTCMVDLLARGGYLDEAWDFIQDMPLEPDASVWGALLGGCRTHRNLELAEIAAKNLFQLEPYNSANYLLMISVYAYENRWEDAENVRDAMHAVGVKSRAGWSWIQINQTVHAFEVDGRPHPDIGEIYXELYQLISEMRGLGYVPDTSCIVQNVGEEEKEKLLRSHTEKLAITYGLINTDKSTPIRVIKNTRVCNDCHMVAKYMSRISGHEIYLRDGVRFHHFIDGKCSCNDYW; from the exons ATGGAGCAAACCATTTCCCTTCCTCGCTTCATACCGTCTTCTCCCATAAAGTCGTCTCATAACTCGAGAGAGAGAAGGACAGTTCCAACGTTCCAAGCCCTCCAAATCCCAGAGATCACCATAGAAGCCCCACCTTCTTCTACTCTCCTCTCACTTCCCTCCCTCCCAT TATTACATGATCCCCTGTACTCTAAGTCTCTGGACTCAGTCAAGCAAATCCACGCCCAGATCCTTAGAACAACAGAGGAATGGAAGTCGGATTCGACCatggataggttgatccaaatGTACTCATGTTTCAAGGATTTCCGATCCGCCGCTGCAGTTTTCTCCGTGGCTTTGCAGTGTGGTGCACTACAATGGAGTTATTTGATCAATACTTTCGGCGGTGGAGGGAGAGATCCAAGCGAGTTGCTTGAAATTTTCCAAGAACTGCATAGGATTGGAGAGGTGTTTAGCACTGGAATTCTTGCAGCTGCTTTAAGGATTTGTGCTGAGGAGACGAATGCATGGTTGGGTTTCCAGATCCATGCCTTTCTCATTAAAGTGGGCTCGGACAGTGAAAGCTATCTCAAATGTTCCATGATGGATTTGTATGCTGGTTGCTGGAGCGTAGAATTTTCTGAGAAGTTGTTCGAAGAAGCTGCCATGAAAGATTCTATTTTGTGGAACAAATTGGTTGTGTTGCATGTGGATGGTGGAACGTGGTTGAAATCGCTTGAATTGTTCCACGACATGCAATTCTTAAGCGTGAGAACTGATGAAGTCACGATTGCTAAAGTTCTACACGCCTGCGGGAGAATTGAAGCATTAAAACAAGGGAAGGCAATACATGGGCATGTCATGAGATCTGGACTTTTCCCGAACCTATCGGTAAGTAATTCTTTGATCACCATGTACTCCAAGAATTCTCAAACGGAGCTGGCAAGAAGAGTTTTCAAATCTATCGGAAGCCGGAGTCTGGTCTCATGGAATTCCATGATCTCTTGTTGCTCTCTTAATGGACTTCTAGATGATGCAAAAGAGCTATTCAGTAAGATGATTTCATCTGGTATAGAGCCTGATTTGGTGACTTGGAATAGTCTGATCTCTGGTCACTCACATCATGGATCCATAAATGAAGTCTTTGAACTCTTCAGAAGAATGCAAGAGGAGGGTCTAAAGCCAAATTCGAGTTCGATCACCAGCATTCTTCGGACAATTAGTGACTCTGGTTTGCTTGAACATGGGAAGCAAATTCATGGCTACGTAATGAGAAATTGGCTAGAGAGCAATGTGTATGTAGGAACTTCGCTGATCGATATGTACATGAAATGTCTTGGTGTCACCGATGCTCGAAGAGTCTTTGATATTATGAAGCATAAAAATGTCCTTACATGGAATTCATTGGTTTCAGGGTATGCGCAAAATGGGCTACTTGATGAAGCTTTAGAACTTGTGAAGAAAATGGAGGGGGAAGGGAGTCGACCAAATTTGACCACATGGAATGGCCTGATTGCGGGATATTCGATGAAAGGGATGAGCAGTCAAGctaagatattgattcatcaattGAAAGCAAATGGCATAAAACCAAATGTGATCTCATGGACAGCTCTCATCTCTGGATGCTGTCAGAATGGACAATATGAGGATTCAATGTATTTCTTTGCAGAAATGCAGGATGAAGGAATCGAGCCCAATTTAGTTACCATAG AGCTGCTACGAGCTTCTGCAGCCCTTGCTTTGTTAAAGAAGGGTGCGGAGTTACACTGCTTCGCCGCGAGGAAGGGATTCGATGGAGATGTGGTGGTTGCGACCGCACTTGTCGACATGTATTCCAAGTCTGGCAGTTTGCTTCATGCTCATCGAAGTTTTAAAAAGATTCGAAACAAAAATCTGGCCTCCTGGAATGCCATGATTAATGGCTTTGCAGCACATGGTCGAGGAAGAGAAGCCATTTCACTTTTCGATGAGATGTGCATGTCAAGATTTAAGCCAGATGGTATTACCTTCACTGCACTGCTCTCTGGCTGCAGACATGCAGGCCTAATCAGTGAAGGATggaaatattttgatgacatgaAGAACTGCTACAATGTGACACCAACTTTGGAGCATTATACTTGCATGGTTGATCTCCTTGCTCGGGGTGGGTATCTTGATGAAGCATGGGACTTTATACAAGATATGCCATTGGAACCAGATGCTAGTGTATGGGGTGCTCTCCTTGGAGGTTGCAGAACTCATAGAAATTTGGAGCTTGCTGAAATAGCTGCTAAGAATCTGTTCCAATTGGAGCCATACAATTCTGCAAATTATTTGCTGATGATAAGTGTATATGCCTACGAAAACCGATGGGAAGATGCAGAGAATGTAAGGGATGCAATGCATGCAGTGGGGGTGAAGAGCAGGGCTGGTTGGAGCTGGATACAGATTAATCAAACCGTACATGCCTTCGAGGTTGATGGGAGACCCCATCCAGATATTGGGGAGATAT TTGAATTGTATCAGTTGATTTCTGAAATGAGGGGGTTAGGATATGTTCCTGATACCAGTTGCATAGTTCAAAATGTTggggaggaagaaaaggagaaattGCTTAGGAGTCACACTGAGAAGTTGGCAATCACTTATGGACTGATCAACACTGATAAGAGCACGCCAATCAGGGTAATTAAGAACACCAGGGTGTGCAATGACTGCCATATGGTGGCAAAGTATATGTCAAGAATAAGTGGTCATGAGATTTACCTTAGGGATGGGGTTCGATTTCATCATTTCATAGATGGGAAATGCTCTTGCAATGACTATTGGTGA